cgttgaaatgagggctgtgcaaaaaagacaactctgaggctttttaacacatgatactattcatcctcccaagccatgaatttgtcttttttgaacaAGTCACATTTCAACGTGTTTCACCCTGAAATTTTAGATACATACACATAACATCCTTGTTTACTTGCataatttttttcagatttttttgaaacggaaaagtttgaattttgaaattaaaaaaaaggcctCCAGCCAAACATCCGTTCTCCGTCAAGGGTCCGTACTATCCATATTATTGGACTACtatattttataaaatacaaaTATGGTTAAGATTTTCCTGTACGATTAACATTTTGTATTTCCTCACATATATTCATATTTGTACTCTGCCCTGAGGGTTGAGAACTTGTGCACTCTGAAATCCCCCCAATCCATAATACTAGAGTGTTGAATCTGAACAAGCAAACACTTTTGCAGAAAGATGATCATATCTGCATTGCATAAAATAAGTTGCCATATACGCATATTTTAATTGTAATTTATTAGTGGAATTATTTGTATTTTTACTCAATATATCGATATACATATTTAATTGGACTACAGTGTTATAAAAGTCATTAGGTTGATAGGTTCTAGGTTTGATGCTTGTGATGTTGTGGCCATTCCCTATTCTCCACCCATGGTAACAGAGGCGGGTTGACAGGGTAAGGGGAGAATGCTGTTGGCTGTGGGGATGTTGATATGATCCCTTTTTAGGTGTTTAATAAATATGCTGGTAATTATTGTTTGTGATATGCTGGTAGTTGATAGAGAAACTGACAGATAACATACCTTGCCTGAACTTACATTCTAATTGTTCTGGTGCTATTTTTGCTACAAAATGTGTGATCGTTTCTCGGGCCATTCTCAGAAGAAAATAAAGTTAATTTTAACATTATGCCTACAATCATTCAGTACTTGTAACTTTTCCAAAGTTTATGACCTTATGCATAGAACTTATGTATCTTGCAGTCAGAAACTCTTATTGAGGGATTGCTTCAGAATGGTAGGCTAACATTTGACCAACTTGTGGGACGCACAATCTCTAAAGTGCCAGAAGGTATGTCCTTTTAATTTGTTGAAGTTGTTATTGGATCATCCACTGTTCTTTTTATGATGTTATTCTCTTTCCTTTTTTCCCATAATCTTTGATATTTGCTGGTGATAGTGACTATTACTGTTCCCTGATAATGGGTCATCCATGTTCCAGGCACCATCCGACCAGCAAGGGAAGAAATACGAATGAACTTCAACAAACTTGTGTATGCACGTTATGTGGAACGCTGCCCAAAAGCTGAACCCTATTTCAATCCACAGGAAGATGAACAATCTACAGCTGCAAGGAGAAGAGTTCCAAAAGTATGTAAAGTGATTCCCTGTTATGGACATTCCTGGTCATTTTAATAGGCCTCTACTTACTTTTATAGTTTTCTACTGTAAACTAATACAAATGCATGCAGGATTGGTAGAAGCTGACTAGGCTGGTTAGTTTAGTAACTTGGTCTTGTAATTAGACATCTTAGCAACGGGCTAATTAGCTAGCTCGGTAGTTTGGGTCCTTTTTATGCGAGGCCTGTTGACGAAAATCATCTTACTCTTAACTCATGGTCATCACCTGTACACTTTGTGAAAACTGATAGTTACTAGTACCAAGATCTCGATGCTTTAATAATGCATTAGTACTGTTCTTTCTTCTGTTGATATGTTCTGTGTATGATAGTCAGTTACAGGACCTGAGAAAATTATCTTTGTTACAGACTGCCGAGGAGGTTCTTTCACTTAAGCAGAAAGTTGTCAATACTGCAACCCTTTCTGACCCAGAAAGGTTTTCTGAGATCCCATACggcatggaggatgcatcaaaggcAAATGATTGTCCTCATAACGCTGTTGCAGGTGCTAAGGTGGTGTACTCTTTTTACTTATCTTCACCACCATGTTATGTGAAAATTTGGtgtttgttgtttcggccatcCTGTAGTTAAACGAGAAAAGGCAAAGTGACATGTGTAGATTTTTGTCAATGGcgaaggcattttctgaaattattgatAGGAACTAGCAAATGCAGCAACAGTATGCAATGCACTGCTTTTATCATCATGTAATTCTCTGTATCGTTATTTCATCAGCGGAAACACGGAGCCTTTGAGGTAGATGAAGAGCTCAACTCAACTATTGCAGAGAATGAAGTACTTTGGCGGGTAAATTTTGAGAAATTTATATTCTGTCTAAAGAAGAAGGTATGTTCTGTTATCATAGCATTACTATGGATAGCATATTTATGCAGGCGTCTTCATCTTTTTATCTGCAGCGGTGTTTCTGTATTTTCTTTTCCTTGCTTGCATTGGGTCTTCTAGAAGTAGGATACCTACCAAGCCATTCTTTTCTACAAAACGACAGTGAGATTTATTGCTTGGGAAGAGGAGTGGGGGTCGGGTGGGGTTGCTGCTGCCATGAAGAAAGGATTGTAATGTAAACCCCAAAGCGAAATGAAGTTTGTACAGTAAAAAGAGGACAAAAGCAAAAAGGAATGTGCTCCATGAACATATAATAGCTTCTGCACTGTattgaatctctctctctctctctctctctctctcaataccACTGCCAGTGGTATTTCTCCCAATACCAAGCTGATCATGAACAATGGAAGCACAAGTCCAGTCAGGGAGCTTTGGCGTCAATGACAGAATAGTGATGGGAGGCCGATCAACAGAGCTGCATCTTCCTCTATCTTGACAATGTTCTTGACTGTGGAGATCTTGGAGACTATCCAAGAAGTTCTGCGGCGTGGGGATGAGTCCGAGCTGCTCCTCGGAGGGGATGAGCCAGAGCTGCAAGCGAAGATAGAGccaactgaagcggcaactggcaGCTAGGGTGGGCATGTTGTTGTGTGGGCCATGAAAGTTATTCTCACATGCTGTGGTCAGCTTTAACTTAGAGTTTTCTCTAGCTTCTATCGCATCTATTTAACTGGTTTGAGATGCACATCAGAGATGCCGTAAGGCTTGCCTGTCATGTACAGGACTGTGTTGTTGTACTGCACCTGCTTTTTTGTCCCGAATAAGTTAAGTTGAATGAGGATTATNNNNNNNNNNNNNNNNNNNNNNNNNNNNNNNNNNNNNNNNNNNNNNNNNNNNNNNNNNNNNNNNNNNNNNNNNNNNNNNNNNNNNNNNNNNNNNNNNNNNNNNNNNNNNNNNNNNNNNNNNNNNNNNNNNNNNNNNNNNNNNNNNNNNNNNNNNNNNNNNNNNNNNNNNNNNNNNNNNNNNNNNNNNNNNNNNNNNNNNNNNNNNNNNNNNNNNNNNNNNNNNNNNNNNNNNNNNNNNNNNNNNNNNNNNNNNNNNNNNNNNNNNNNNNNNNNNNNNNNNNNNNNNNNNNNNNNNNNNNNNNNNNNNNNNNNNNNNNNNNNNNNNNNNNNNNNNNNNNNNNNNNNNNNNNNNNNNNNNNNNNNNNNNNNNNNNNNNNNNNNNNNNNNNNNNNNNNNNNNNNTTTTCATTTTGATATCTGTTTATTTGTGTATATGCATGAACGGTGCAGCTGAATGAATCATGCAATTCGACTTTGTTAATTCTCACTTAATGTTTTCCTTCTTGCATTAAAGTTTTGTGCAGACCGAAAGAAACCAAAGCTGAAGGTTGGCACACATCCTATCTGGGAGTCATTTTTCGAAGCTAACTTAACTGACAAAGATACAAACTCTGGTAGTACCCGATATCAATATCTCAAGTATCCTTTCAATAGTAGATCCAGGAAcacagcaattttatttttatggctTTACATCCACATATGGTCTTGTATGAACATAACTATTTTTAACCTGCATTTCTGTTTTTAAATTCCATCGGTTCTGGTCTTGCCTCTTGGTGGTGAGCATTAACTAAGAAATGCTAGTTTCTGTTTGAGCTATTTATTTGAAATCTATAGCTTGGCAcaaagaaggggagccttggcacagtggtaaagctgctgccttgtgaccatgaggtcacaggttcaagtcctggaaacagcctcttacagaaatgtagggaaaggctgcgtacaatagacccaaagtggtcggacccttccccggaccctgtgcaagcgggagctacatgcaccgggctgccctataGCTTGGCACAGTCTTGAATGAGCCAGATTAGGGAATGTcatatgctagtttatttcctacaATGGCATATGCTTGCTAAAATCATGCCTTTTATGATTTGTTTTAGCTTTCTACTCTCTATTCGATTTGAAGAAAGGGGGAGAAAGAGGCATAAGAGGATAAAACAAATCTAGTATACCTCATTAGGTTAAttgtatatgaatgcctccgaagaTACCAAGTAGGCAAGTAACCGACTTGCCGAAGTACCAATGTACCATGAAAATTTATCACTTTAGTTACATGGTTCCAGTTTGATTAATAGTTGCCCTGTCGATATCGACACAAGGAAAATCACTATACCTTGCTTGAAAATTATATAATATCACTAGAGGGGGGAAAGACCATTCTAGCAATCAGTTGTGAATTGTTTCCAACAAGTATAACATTGAGTTCCATTCTTTCAGTGACATCATCAACAAATGGTATTTTGGAGAAACTAGGACAAAAGGAAGGAACTGCAGCAATGACAATTGGTGACATAAAACCAGTCCTGCTGGATTTACAGTGTACTACTTCCGATGGGGAAGAATTTACTTTTGGTAAGTTACTGTTGATATTTTTTGTCTGTATAAGTCGAATACATCGAAGTTCTGTTAGTTAAGTGCTCGGCATGAAGCCCAGTTCAAGCTTGCTAGAAATGAACTTCTATGGTTCGGAAATCAAAACTTGCCACTAGGCAATGGATGCCATAAGGAAACTGATTTCAGTCCAGTCCAATTCCTGGATTGAATTGTGGTAGCTTAATGTCTTAATTATATTGGAACTTCGGATATGATCATGTGAACCAGTCCACACTCTGCACTTCCAGCTAAGGAGACATGTTGGTTGGTCTATACATGGAAAAAGTACTATAGCTATGACATCTTCCATTGTTTTCATAATTAGTTCGAGCCTAGTTACTATTAGGTTGCTGATACCGACGGCCTGCTATTCCATGAAATTGTGCTGTATGCAGTGATAACAAAATATTCCGCCGAAGCGTGAAAAAGCCTCTAAACAGCTGGAAATTATGTTGTAGAAAATTACTTTCCTTGTTACTTGTCTTCCATTCTGAACTCTGGATGCTCAAATTTAGTATGCCAACCTTGAGTTAACATCATAATTTCTTTTATGTAAGATTAAAATACACTTGATGTTTAAATTTAGTTTGCCAGCCTTTGAGTGAACATCATAAGTTCTTTTTGTAAGATTTTCATGACAGTGGTATTGTTTTTCTGTAGATTTACGCAAAATGGTTGAAGCATGTAGAAATGAGGAGGTACCAGATTGTGTTACTGTTTCATGGTTTATTTGAGTTATTAAAAAACACTCCCCTGTCCTTTCCGTACTAACAGTTGACATGCACATGTCTTTTATGTGTGCATTATAGATAGAGTCGCTTGTGAAAAAGAAATACGGGCAAGAAGCTTTTACAATCTTTAGGCTATTGGTCACACAAGGTTGTGCAGTTGAGACAGATCAAGTAAGTACTCTTACATATTGAGGAAATTGTAGAACTATGCTTTGCTATTGTTGTCAATCTCGTTTGGTTAAGAAAGCTTCTGTTATGCATTAATTTTATTTGTGTGATCCTGTTTTATGATTGTTTATTTGATGACATGGCTTCCTGTTGCAAACCGAAGTACACAAATCTAAACTTTGATTGCAAATGTGCAGATTATTGACACAACAATTCTTGACAAGCAGATTGTTCATTCAACTTTGTACAAACTATGGAACGATGGCTACATAGATACAGAGGTCTGTTTCCTAGTGTCATCAGAAAAGTAGTATTTCTTGCTTGGAGGGCAGAGAGAATGACAATGATAACCCTCCTTGCTTTAAATGTTAGTTGTGCGATAACTTCACTGCTTTGATGGTCTACTACTTTACTATACAAGGCAGGTGGCCCATATTAGCCTTACGAATGCATCATCAATTCATGATATATTGCGTTACTTTCATCATAAATCTGCATCATTTATAAGCATCAATGCAGTTTTAAAAGGCTATTTGAGCATTTGGGATAAAGCTTGTAAACAAACTTGATAAGTTAGTTAATACAAGAGTAAGTGTCTAAAGTTTTCTTGACACATTAAGTACTTAAAACACAAATAATATCCAGTTATATGTTCTAGAGTAATTCCTAGTTATGTGAATGGTGCTCGAACACCTTAACCCACACTTTCTGAGTTTTGTAGTGTGGCAATTGGTAATACCGCAAAAGTTTAGAACTTCTTGCACCCATAAGTTTCACCAGCTCAAGAGCATATGTAGGTGCTTTATTAAACACTTATTCCTTAAAATGATTGTAAGTAACTTCTGTAAATTTACTGAACAAATACCAGTTTTAGGGAAGATCCTTCAAAACAAATTAAGGATAAGGAATGGGAAAAGTTTAGAACTTCTTGCACCCATAAGTTTCACCAGCACTAATGCTGCATTATTGGGTTACAAATTTGAAGGAATGAGTGGGTTATAAGGAATCTGCTAGAGAGGCTCTAATGCTGCATTAGCATAGTTGGAACTATCCAGAAATAATACCTGTGAAAGTGATTCTATTGGACTGATACAGTAGAAAATTAGCTGGAACTAGGAAACTGGATGCATCTGCTATTGCTGTTTCTGGCTTTTGTTGTGCCCCAAATAAATGTTTGCACTAGATGTTTGACAAAATGATATGTTCTTAAGCCACATAGAATGGTATTTTTATTCCACACGTCACCCATGGCAGAGTTATCGTCTAGCAACTTTCAAGTTTCAGTTACTTTCCTGGAGCAATAGTTCAGAGCTTCCACACTACTGCAGTTCTGCTACCTCAGTTTCAAGCTAACCTAAAGAACTGACTATGGCTTAAAGCTAGGAGAACTTTTGTTGTAAATTACAGGATATTATGCACATGGATATCCTGCAAGTTTATAAGTAACAAAAGATGACTCATTTTGTGCTTCTGTTCACAATAATTCTATTATGTTTACAGAAAATCGCTTCCGCAGCAGGAACAGGGTACGCACAGTTTTTCGTATGGAGAGCCAAAAATACATTTCGTGAGCAGTTCATCGATAATCTCTACCATGCTGCTTTGAACTTGCGCCAGATGGTGAATTACATTGCTGAACTTCTGCTCGAGGTTATCATCTAATGATCATCATTTACAGTTTTTTAGCTGTAAGCTGAGTTTTCCTAAGCAAAACATTGTTTATTACTTTTACGTTTCATGAATTCAGGATGCACGTCAGGATTGGTTGCTCTATTGCCCATATGTTTATCATCACAGTACATACatgactatataatgtgtttatgccATATCATAGTTGCAATTCAGTTTGATTGTTTGTTTACTGAGTCGGCACTTTCATAGCGTTGTTTGGTTGGGATCAGGCTTACATTATTAGATCATCCCAAATGCAGAGCAGGAAGATACGTAACCATATATCGAGGCCAATAATTTCCTATGCTCCCATATAGAAAACCTTGGTTAGAAACAACTCTTGAGTTACTAGATTGAAGAATCAGTTGGGCTGAGATCAGTTTACATTAGTACCATCACTGGGAAGTTGTCGGGCACCTGATGTGCAATGCACGTTCGTCAAAACAAGAATAATGTCTGTCTGCGATATGGGATTAGTTGCCACCATGCCATCTTACTAAATGAACCCTTACCTTGCTGAAACTAACTTTGTTGGCTTGAAGCAGATTTTACTTGCAGAGATGTGTGCAACCTGACCTTAACTCACGAATTGTTCATGTATTGCAGGGTTCGAAGGACGAAACAAAGCTGCGGAACAGAAAGAACATTCTGATCCTGGCCCTCACGAGACATGATGACTCTCTCATGCTGTTCCATGATTTTTGAAAACACTGGAGCCGGTCTTAGTCCACCATAAATGTAGAAAGTAAACCAGACTGAAGTTGGATAACTGAATTAATATATCTTTGGCTCTTAGCTGATTTCACCTATGGGAAATTCATTTACGACGCATGTTTTGAGATCTTCGTTATCGCATCTTGCCATTGTTGTGTTTGGAAATTCCACACTTTGGTAATATCCAGCATGCAATTGGCACGGCAGGAGGAATACTATTCCCACCGATCTGCCGATTTTCCACTCGTCATCCGGCATGTGAGGCTATCCATTCCATTCGTCTGGCCAAATGCCACTCGTACCGGCAGCAGGCCACCGATGATTGGAAGCGGATAATCACAATAATTCGCAAGTTGCGGGGGCGCCGATGCTGCGCCACTCGGAGCGGCCACCATTGCATTTGCATTATCTATCTATCAATCCGCGCGCGAGAGGTAGAGGTCGCAAACGCGTCGTCTCATGCACGTATGACCATGGACTTTTGCGAGGCGTATCGCACCCATGTGCGCACACACATGCATGAAGCAGCCCTACAGCTAATGCGCGCGCATACGGCCAGGTCAACTGCCGCAGTTAGCTGGAGAGAAATAACAAAACCCCGACGATTCTTTCTTTCCGCAATGATAAGAGAGTCCCCCCACTTATTCGGCCTTGTTCCGCGGGGAATGTTCGACGGCGTACCTACCTCCTTAAACAACGGTGTGATGAGGGCAAAAGTCTGTACGTACGTACACAATCGACCCGCCTATACAGATGGATAGATATATTGTACGTGCTTGCGTATGATTGTGTCCACACATTGTACGTACGTAGTACGTTATCTACACCGAGGGATGAGGCGCTGCTGGTAGTAGTGGCGTGTTACCATGCACGAGCACGAGCCTGCAGTCTCAGGGATTTGTGTGGTCCAGCTGGTGAGTGACAATCTCGCGTCTTGTTTCCTTGTGCCTTCTGAAAGTTCCAAGCCAAGTGGTCGCGCCTTTTCTTCTTGTTGCTACTGTCCGTGCGTTGTTACCGATCTCCATGTAGCACATTATATCGGCCATCATTTGAACTTTTCTAGCTCCATATATATAGCTTTTGGAGCGTGAACTCAACTTCCCGATTTGGTATTGCGGAAACTTGTGGAGACAGATGCCACGCTTGCCAGTCGGCACTCAGGAAATGGCACGACGAGCAGCTGGGTGCATGTTTCTGAACCTGAATTCGCAGTGCGTACCCGAGTTTTACGTCGCTTCAAGGAAGGGAAGGCTCCGTTGCTGTGGGGCTGAGTGGTGGCGATCGACTCCTATGCCTGCTACAACAACCAACCCATTTAGATTCAGGGCTTGCAATGCAAGCAAGACCTTCTGGCCCAGTATTGCCTGACAGTAagacacgcgcgcgcgcacacacacagacacacacacacacacacacaagcactgTGCCATTCTCCTTGTCACCTGGGAAAGAAGGATTGGTTTCTAGTGCTACTATTTTATTTACGTCTCGCTGTGCATGATAAGACTAGTGATCACCCACCCAGCGTGCAGTGAGATCCGGAATACGCGTGTGACATACTGACCACGAACGCAGACATCCTCCAACCTATACTACAGATCGATCGACTAGAAAAATTCCGAATCCCTTGTGATTGACGATTGAACGTAAGCGCGCCTCAGTCATCGGTCAGAAGACCCTAACCCTGTGGATCAGTTTGCAGCCAGAGCAGTTTTTTGCTCCTGCGCTGCTAATGGACTACGGGACACATGTGACGGTGCTGCTAGGCTGCGTACCGTGGTCAAATGGACGATGAGCT
The Triticum dicoccoides isolate Atlit2015 ecotype Zavitan chromosome 3A, WEW_v2.0, whole genome shotgun sequence genome window above contains:
- the LOC119268816 gene encoding DNA-directed RNA polymerase III subunit RPC3-like encodes the protein MVSQHGILLAAGLISDHFGPLVAKVCDCLLRHGALQLTEIVRRLKLPQGQVKNSLLVLIQHNCVQAFSSPRGDRTITLYLAIFDNVLHRLRFSKFISVIRAAIPESETLIEGLLQNGRLTFDQLVGRTISKVPEGTIRPAREEIRMNFNKLVYARYVERCPKAEPYFNPQEDEQSTAARRRVPKTAEEVLSLKQKVVNTATLSDPERFSEIPYGMEDASKANDCPHNAVAGAKRKHGAFEVDEELNSTIAENEVLWRVNFEKFIFCLKKKFCADRKKPKLKVGTHPIWESFFEANLTDKDTNSVTSSTNGILEKLGQKEGTAAMTIGDIKPVLLDLQCTTSDGEEFTFDLRKMVEACRNEEIESLVKKKYGQEAFTIFRLLVTQGCAVETDQIIDTTILDKQIVHSTLYKLWNDGYIDTEKIASAAGTGYAQFFVWRAKNTFREQFIDNLYHAALNLRQMVNYIAELLLEGSKDETKLRNRKNILILALTRHDDSLMLFHDF